One window of Serinus canaria isolate serCan28SL12 chromosome 3, serCan2020, whole genome shotgun sequence genomic DNA carries:
- the ETAA1 gene encoding ewing's tumor-associated antigen 1 isoform X7 — protein sequence MPSNRRRGLSLGPAALRRRSGGEEQLPRRRVELPVEEGPVERGAGRGLPAGEAAACSPRAAEPCLHKTPKRSLSRKSRIPTFSSPINDTETQQEIFWDSHSPVTHRLGNGKSKQSTSRCAVEISEIVNRIAPQDEKAACNEDSLLGTWIGEDAIPCTPIVVKGRARTKLSCTRDLKIKNPEEELMKLAKEFDKNLVELDAVQEQENLGHNFIQSTSEPSSNSKDEINTKNQKSLLGEGSETDPAASLKPVGQSTGIQVAEPCQSSSQKSVDLEAEVALHALFDSSTQKCSGQLSQGLSGISLNNSFHKSTLEEENLPEKVEETQHGNSEAYQKDTLFAVGSMDQTVPKADTDTLTKKNPSLKTQLVVSAKLAGVANDDFDDWDTDLLADDSFVMQITQNPELISTEESPQIPANPFVHDFSDASRTKQRSSGNSVTLLGTINKSNSLQYSPLKHSSKNSQHIKSLSLQKPYKTENARTETKALYGKCDFKPDKTKSVWKSTQNSDLNYVPVSVQTEMKNGNESTKPKSDALPLFPSRFNPHRQSAGKPGNNIHTVSCQSSSVSTNMKPNDLTKGINQANTGHSNQVEIPKKCPLSFGDWNEPKYSDEILGMFCGSDSLWDANYEDDELLYQVCDDIERQTQSQDVKQGNENIKTIQGASINSRSNADNSFPASKQGLPDLLLVQKTNAKQEALSLNDACRNSSKTVDGLASTGHVNCKNISNPLTEISGPSVACKYTLPKNCHQDASEDTAKTVSGKWHRSNSVPAGETGSECLW from the exons AGCCATGCTTACATAAAACACCAAAGAGATCATTGAGTAGAAAATCTCGAATACCTACTTTCAGCTCTCCTATTAATGACACTGAGACACAGCAAGAAATCTTTTGGGATTCTCATTCACCAGTTACACACAGATTAG GCAATGGAAAAAGCAAGCAGTCTACCAGTAGATGCGCAGTAGAAATTTCGGAAATTGTTAATCGTATTGCTCCTCAG GATGAAAAAGCAGCCTGTAATGAAGACTCCCTGTTAGGAACATGGATTGGTGAGGATGCTATTCCCTGTACACCTATAGTAGTAAAAGGGCGAGCTAGGACGAAGTTAAGTTGTACAAG agatcttaaaataaaaaatcctgaagAGGAACTCATGAAATTGGCTAAGGAGTTTGATAAAAATCTAGTAGAGTTAGATGCTGTTCAGGAGCAGGAGAATCTTGGTCACAACTTCATCCAGAGCACTTCAGAGCCTTCAAGTAATTCTaaagatgaaataaatacaaagaacCAGAAATCACTCCTTGGTGAAGGATCTGAAACAGATCCTGCTGCGTCCCTGAAACCAGTTGGACAGAGCACTGGCATCCAGGTGGCAGAGCCCTGTCAGTCCAGCAGTCAAAAGTCCGTAGACCTTGAGGCTGAAGTAGCCCTTCATGCTCTTTTTGACTCTTCTACCCAGAAGTGCAGCGGACAGTTGAGCCAAGGACTGTCaggtatttctttaaataatagTTTTCATAAAAGTACGTTAGAAGAGGAGAATCTTCCTGAAAAAGTTGAAGAGACACAGCATGGTAATTCAGAGGCATATCAAAAAGATACTCTGTTTGCAGTAGGAAGCATGGACCAGACTGTACCAAAAGCTGATACTGACaccctgacaaaaaaaaatccttctttgaAGACACAATTGGTAGTCTCTGCTAAGCTTGCTGGAGTAGCTAATGATGACTTTGATGACTGGGATACAGATCTTTTGGCAGATGACTCTTTTGTGATGCAAATAACCCAAAATCCTGAGCTGATAAGTACTGAAGAATCACCACAAATTCCTGCAAATCCATTTGTGCATGATTTCAGTGATGCTAGCAGAACAAAGCAAAGAAGTAGTGGCAATTCAGTAACTCTTTTGGGGACTATAAACAAATCTAACAGTTTGCAGTATTCACCTTTGAAACATTCTAGTAAAAACTCACAACATATAAAATCGTTGTCTTTACAAAAGCCATATAAGACAGAAAATGCCAGGACAGAGACCAAGGCCTTGTATGGTAAATGTGATTTTAAACCAGATAAAACTAAATCTGTTTGGAAGAGTACCCAAAATAGTGATTTGAACTATGTTCCTGTTTCAgtgcaaacagaaatgaagaatgGTAATGAATCTACTAAGCCTAAAAGCGatgctcttcctctttttccttcaagaTTTAATCCTCATAGACAATCAGCAGGAAAACCTGGGAATAACATTCATACTGTTTCCTGTCAGTCATCCAGTGTTTCTACCAACATGAAACCTAATGATCTAACCAAAGGGATTAATCAAGCTAATACAGGTCACTCAAATCAAGTTGAAATACCAAAGAAATGTCCTCTGTCATTTGGTGACTGGAATGAACCAAAATACTCTGATGAGATACTAGGTATGTTTTGTGGATCCGATAGTCTTTGGGATGCAAACTATGAGGATGATGAATTGTTATATCAGGTGTGTGATGATATAGAAAGGCAAACTCAGAGCCAGGATGTTAaacaaggaaatgaaaacattaaaaccaTTCAAGGAGCCAGTATTAATTCCAGATCAAATGCTGATAATAGCTTCCCAGCATCTAAACAAGGGCTACCTGATCTCCTCTTGGTgcaaaaaacaaatgcaaaacagGAGGCTCTCTCACTAAATGATGCCTGTAGGAATTCATCAAAGACAGTGGATGGGCTGGCCTCAACAGGTCATGTGAACTGTAAGAACATCTCAAATCCTCTGACTGAGATCTCAGGTCCTTCTGTGGCGTGTAAATACACACTCCCTAAAAACTGTCATCAAGATGCTTCTGAAGATACTGCAAAGACTGTTTCAGGGAAATGGCACAGGTCAAAttctgtgccagcaggagagACCGGTTCTGAA
- the ETAA1 gene encoding ewing's tumor-associated antigen 1 isoform X8 encodes MPSNRRRGLSLGPAALRRRSGGEEQLPRRRVELPVEEGPVERGAGRGLPAGEAAACSPRAAEPCLHKTPKRSLSRKSRIPTFSSPINDTETQQEIFWDSHSPVTHRLGNGKSKQSTSRCAVEISEIVNRIAPQDEKAACNEDSLLGTWIGEDAIPCTPIVVKGRARTKLSCTRDLKIKNPEEELMKLAKEFDKNLVELDAVQEQENLGHNFIQSTSEPSSNSKDEINTKNQKSLLGEGSETDPAASLKPVGQSTGIQVAEPCQSSSQKSVDLEAEVALHALFDSSTQKCSGQLSQGLSGISLNNSFHKSTLEEENLPEKVEETQHGNSEAYQKDTLFAVGSMDQTVPKADTDTLTKKNPSLKTQLVVSAKLAGVANDDFDDWDTDLLADDSFVMQITQNPELISTEESPQIPANPFVHDFSDASRTKQRSSGNSVTLLGTINKSNSLQYSPLKHSSKNSQHIKSLSLQKPYKTENARTETKALYGKCDFKPDKTKSVWKSTQNSDLNYVPVSVQTEMKNGNESTKPKSDALPLFPSRFNPHRQSAGKPGNNIHTVSCQSSSVSTNMKPNDLTKGNNQANTGHSNQVEIPKKCPLSFGDWNEPKYSDEILGMFCGSDSLWDANYEDDELLYQVCDDIERQTQSQDVKQGNENIKTIQGASINSRSNADNSFPASKQGLPDLLLVQKTNAKQEALSLNDACRNSSKTVDGLASTGHVNCKNISNPLTEISGPSVACKYTLPKNCHQDASEDTAKTVSGKWHRSNSVPAGETGSECLW; translated from the exons AGCCATGCTTACATAAAACACCAAAGAGATCATTGAGTAGAAAATCTCGAATACCTACTTTCAGCTCTCCTATTAATGACACTGAGACACAGCAAGAAATCTTTTGGGATTCTCATTCACCAGTTACACACAGATTAG GCAATGGAAAAAGCAAGCAGTCTACCAGTAGATGCGCAGTAGAAATTTCGGAAATTGTTAATCGTATTGCTCCTCAG GATGAAAAAGCAGCCTGTAATGAAGACTCCCTGTTAGGAACATGGATTGGTGAGGATGCTATTCCCTGTACACCTATAGTAGTAAAAGGGCGAGCTAGGACGAAGTTAAGTTGTACAAG agatcttaaaataaaaaatcctgaagAGGAACTCATGAAATTGGCTAAGGAGTTTGATAAAAATCTAGTAGAGTTAGATGCTGTTCAGGAGCAGGAGAATCTTGGTCACAACTTCATCCAGAGCACTTCAGAGCCTTCAAGTAATTCTaaagatgaaataaatacaaagaacCAGAAATCACTCCTTGGTGAAGGATCTGAAACAGATCCTGCTGCGTCCCTGAAACCAGTTGGACAGAGCACTGGCATCCAGGTGGCAGAGCCCTGTCAGTCCAGCAGTCAAAAGTCCGTAGACCTTGAGGCTGAAGTAGCCCTTCATGCTCTTTTTGACTCTTCTACCCAGAAGTGCAGCGGACAGTTGAGCCAAGGACTGTCaggtatttctttaaataatagTTTTCATAAAAGTACGTTAGAAGAGGAGAATCTTCCTGAAAAAGTTGAAGAGACACAGCATGGTAATTCAGAGGCATATCAAAAAGATACTCTGTTTGCAGTAGGAAGCATGGACCAGACTGTACCAAAAGCTGATACTGACaccctgacaaaaaaaaatccttctttgaAGACACAATTGGTAGTCTCTGCTAAGCTTGCTGGAGTAGCTAATGATGACTTTGATGACTGGGATACAGATCTTTTGGCAGATGACTCTTTTGTGATGCAAATAACCCAAAATCCTGAGCTGATAAGTACTGAAGAATCACCACAAATTCCTGCAAATCCATTTGTGCATGATTTCAGTGATGCTAGCAGAACAAAGCAAAGAAGTAGTGGCAATTCAGTAACTCTTTTGGGGACTATAAACAAATCTAACAGTTTGCAGTATTCACCTTTGAAACATTCTAGTAAAAACTCACAACATATAAAATCGTTGTCTTTACAAAAGCCATATAAGACAGAAAATGCCAGGACAGAGACCAAGGCCTTGTATGGTAAATGTGATTTTAAACCAGATAAAACTAAATCTGTTTGGAAGAGTACCCAAAATAGTGATTTGAACTATGTTCCTGTTTCAgtgcaaacagaaatgaagaatgGTAATGAATCTACTAAGCCTAAAAGCGatgctcttcctctttttccttcaagaTTTAATCCTCATAGACAATCAGCAGGAAAACCTGGGAATAACATTCATACTGTTTCCTGTCAGTCATCCAGTGTTTCTACCAACATGAAACCTAATGATCTAACCAAAGGGAATAATCAAGCTAATACAGGTCACTCAAATCAAGTTGAAATACCAAAGAAATGTCCTCTGTCATTTGGTGACTGGAATGAACCAAAATACTCTGATGAGATACTAGGTATGTTTTGTGGATCCGATAGTCTTTGGGATGCAAACTATGAGGATGATGAATTGTTATATCAGGTGTGTGATGATATAGAAAGGCAAACTCAGAGCCAGGATGTTAaacaaggaaatgaaaacattaaaaccaTTCAAGGAGCCAGTATTAATTCCAGATCAAATGCTGATAATAGCTTCCCAGCATCTAAACAAGGGCTACCTGATCTCCTCTTGGTgcaaaaaacaaatgcaaaacagGAGGCTCTCTCACTAAATGATGCCTGTAGGAATTCATCAAAGACAGTGGATGGGCTGGCCTCAACAGGTCATGTGAACTGTAAGAACATCTCAAATCCTCTGACTGAGATCTCAGGTCCTTCTGTGGCGTGTAAATACACACTCCCTAAAAACTGTCATCAAGATGCTTCTGAAGATACTGCAAAGACTGTTTCAGGGAAATGGCACAGGTCAAAttctgtgccagcaggagagACCGGTTCTGAA